The Mytilus trossulus isolate FHL-02 chromosome 3, PNRI_Mtr1.1.1.hap1, whole genome shotgun sequence genome contains a region encoding:
- the LOC134710414 gene encoding uncharacterized protein LOC134710414, which yields MASSVKYLCTICHDDGISNTAVTCCTECEVFFCGDCDKTHSKSGLSKHHKTMSADNYKKLPTFMQDISSQCRDHKEKFELYCTYHACPCCVQCITDKHKMCKEMKPLLDILQQVKSSASVQLFEKDLKDVKENLDTAIKYINIRTNTINTQKTKAVEEIQHMRKSISDYLDKLEQDILNDLDSKHSKLQSNMSTLLQQMEQQASQIDLMQSQFTKMTQYATELQMYIGLREIEKTTSETTKYIEYLDSGDHFGENNLEGNISSPLKSILKKVKSFGDININTTSSTLKLKAGRKDQAQHLVQNVAGIEQIKPSLLTKLTIPKDMPCLYITACLILPDCKFIILDKKQKQLLLFSNDGIFIRKVIKFTGYPWDACFVRNNTVAVVLGPVHQTVLVDVEKNTVIQTIELSHPGVGVASDGKTLVISDSVSQQCTTVNLSDKSHTILEGMGGVGRISLYKGNIYGTNYHENKVCCYRITGEPLWTLQNQDIARPRGIIVDKNSFVYIASNEYNSIVVVSPDG from the coding sequence atgGCCTCATCAGTAAAGTACCTTTGTACAATTTGCCATGATGATGGAATCTCGAATACAGCAGTCACATGTTGTACAGAATGTGAAGTTTTCTTTTGTGGAGATTGTGACAAAACTCACAGCAAGTCAGGACTGTCTAAACATCATAAAACCATGTCAGCTGACAATTACAAAAAGTTACCTACATTCATGCAAGATATAAGCAGCCAGTGCAGAGACCACAAGGAGAAGTTTGAGCTTTATTGTACTTACCATGCCTGTCCATGTTGTGTCCAGTGCATCACCGATAAACATAAGATGTGTAAAGAAATGAAACCCTTGTTAGATATCCTACAGCAAGTCAAATCATCTGCCTCAGTGcaactttttgaaaaagatttGAAGGATGTGAAGGAAAACTTAGATACAGCCATAAAGTATATAAACATCAGAACCAATACCATCAATACTCAGAAAACCAAAGCTGTTGAGGAAATACAGCATATGAGGAAGTCTATCAGTGATTACTTAGATAAATTAGAGCAAGACATACTAAATGATTTAGATTCTAAACATTCAAAGCTCCAATCAAACATGTCCACTCTCCTGCAACAAATGGAACAGCAAGCCAGTCAGATAGACCTAATGCAGAGCCAGTTTACCAAAATGACGCAATATGCCACAGAGCTACAGATGTATATTGGTCTAAGAGAGATTGAGAAAACTACatcagaaacaacaaaatacataGAATATTTAGATAGTGGAGACCACTTCGGTGAAAACAATCTAGAGGGTAACATTTCATCTCCtctaaaatcaattttaaaaaaagtcaaatcatTTGGtgatatcaatatcaataccaCCTCATCTACTCTAAAACTAAAGGCTGGAAGAAAAGATCAAGCTCAGCACTTGGTCCAAAATGTTGCTGGAATTGAACAAATAAAGCCATCCTTGTTGACAAAACTGACAATTCCAAAAGATATGCCGTGTTTATATATAACTGCCTGTCTTATATTACCTGATTGTAAATTTATAAtacttgataaaaaacaaaaacaactacTGCTGTTCAGTAATGATGGCATCTTCATCAGAAAAGTAATTAAATTCACAGGATATCCATGGGATGCTTGCTTTGTCAGAAATAACACAGTAGCCGTCGTATTAGGACCAGTACACCAGACAGTACTGGTGGATGTAGAAAAGAATACAGTTATTCAAACAATTGAACTTTCTCATCCCGGTGTTGGAGTAGCAAGTGATGGTAAAACTTTGGTTATCAGTGATAGTGTCAGCCAGCAGTGTACTACAGTGAACCTCAGTGACAAGTCTCATACAATCTTAGAAGGAATGGGAGGAGTGGGTCGTATTTCATTATACAAAGGAAATATTTACGGCACCAATTACCATGAAAATAAAGTCTGCTGCTATAGAATTACTGGAGAACCTCTCTGGACACTTCAGAATCAGGACATTGCAAGACCAAGAGGAATTATTGTAGACAAgaacagttttgtttatatagctTCAAATGAATACAACAGTATCGTGGTAGTATCACCCGATGGTTAA